From one bacterium genomic stretch:
- a CDS encoding metallophosphoesterase: protein MKTGCTSAAGLVGCTLIHKDTMKSAQKKDSLVFGVITDLHYADKDMNINRYYRESDTKLRAFIETCNSLGPAFVIELGDIIDKADRETETGYLETIDGIFSSFAGKRYYVLGNHDVATFSKEEFIRYTGMTGNYYSFDEGTLHFIVLDANYNGDGSDYNAGNFDWTQTYIHPPQQEWLKADLAKSLSKTTIVFVHQNLHDEDNPHGVKNAPEIRSILEHAGNVRLVFQGHDHKGASATINGIPYISLRAAVEGSTLENNAYAIVHIRRAGGLSIEGYGKQASCEV from the coding sequence ATGAAAACCGGATGCACATCGGCCGCAGGTCTGGTTGGCTGCACATTAATCCATAAGGATACCATGAAGTCCGCACAAAAGAAAGACAGTCTGGTTTTCGGTGTTATTACCGATCTTCACTATGCCGACAAGGATATGAACATAAACCGTTATTACCGCGAATCCGACACAAAGCTGCGGGCCTTCATCGAGACATGCAACTCCCTCGGGCCCGCCTTTGTCATCGAGCTCGGCGATATCATCGACAAAGCCGACAGGGAAACCGAAACCGGCTATCTTGAAACCATCGACGGTATCTTCTCGTCATTCGCGGGTAAACGGTATTATGTCCTTGGCAACCACGATGTGGCGACATTTTCGAAGGAAGAATTCATCCGGTACACCGGTATGACCGGAAATTACTACTCGTTCGATGAGGGCACTCTCCATTTCATCGTTCTCGATGCAAATTACAACGGTGACGGCTCGGATTATAACGCGGGCAATTTCGACTGGACCCAAACCTATATCCACCCTCCCCAGCAGGAATGGCTCAAAGCGGATCTCGCGAAAAGCCTCAGCAAAACAACCATTGTCTTCGTCCACCAGAATCTCCATGACGAGGATAATCCGCACGGGGTAAAAAACGCCCCGGAAATCCGCTCCATACTCGAGCATGCAGGCAATGTGAGGCTTGTCTTCCAGGGACATGACCACAAGGGAGCCTCCGCCACAATCAACGGCATTCCCTATATTTCGCTCAGAGCCGCGGTCGAGGGTTCGACGCTTGAGAACAATGCGTACGCCATAGTTCATATCCGCAGGGCCGGAGGACTGTCGATCGAGGGATACGGGAAACAGGCAAGCTGCGAAGTTTAA
- a CDS encoding glycosyltransferase produces the protein MNSQRYLPKISVIIPTLNAERTLDRCLEALRAQDYPRELVEIVIADGGSTDRTLDIAGQYGVDRIVPNPLKTGEAGKAAAIEASTGDLLALVDSDNTLDDTGYFSRAARVLENPSVAAAEPIEWTFDSGDTLVNRYCALIGVNDPICYFLGNYNRYSHLSRKFTGMRLETTTDTPDAIIADISPDAVPTFGANGFIVRRTALDGLDWKPYYFDIDVFQQMVRSGHNRIGVMKTGIRHLYCDRVATFGRKQARRIGDYLHHKKRKSRTYDYRAVPARRYIIFVLYTITVLPLMVQSVRGYLHKPDSAWWFHPIACWITLWEYGWGTVRSFLGVGEYDRTTWKQ, from the coding sequence ATGAATTCACAAAGATACCTTCCGAAGATAAGCGTCATAATCCCCACTCTCAACGCCGAACGTACCCTCGATCGATGTCTTGAAGCGCTGCGGGCGCAGGATTATCCCCGTGAACTCGTGGAGATTGTCATTGCCGATGGCGGCTCGACAGACCGCACACTCGATATTGCTGGACAGTACGGGGTCGACAGGATTGTTCCCAATCCCCTCAAAACGGGCGAGGCCGGCAAGGCTGCCGCTATCGAAGCTTCGACCGGAGACCTTCTCGCACTCGTGGATTCGGACAATACTCTCGATGACACAGGGTATTTTTCACGGGCAGCGCGGGTGCTCGAAAATCCGTCAGTCGCGGCTGCCGAACCCATCGAATGGACATTCGATTCCGGTGATACCCTCGTAAACCGCTACTGCGCTCTCATCGGAGTGAATGACCCGATCTGCTATTTCCTCGGGAATTACAACCGGTACAGTCATCTCTCGCGGAAGTTCACCGGAATGCGGCTTGAAACTACAACCGATACACCCGACGCGATTATCGCTGATATCAGTCCCGATGCGGTGCCCACTTTCGGAGCGAATGGTTTTATCGTGCGTCGCACGGCGCTCGATGGACTCGACTGGAAGCCGTACTACTTCGACATCGATGTCTTCCAGCAGATGGTGAGGAGCGGCCATAACCGTATCGGAGTCATGAAGACCGGGATTCGCCATCTCTACTGCGACCGTGTGGCGACCTTCGGGAGAAAGCAGGCGCGGAGAATCGGCGATTATCTTCATCATAAAAAAAGGAAAAGCCGGACATACGATTACAGGGCTGTTCCTGCCCGGCGTTATATTATATTTGTCCTTTACACGATTACCGTACTCCCTCTCATGGTTCAGTCGGTGCGGGGCTATCTCCATAAACCCGATAGCGCATGGTGGTTTCACCCGATCGCCTGCTGGATTACCCTGTGGGAATACGGATGGGGGACAGTCCGTTCGTTTCTCGGCGTTGGAGAATACGATAGAACGACATGGAAACAGTGA
- a CDS encoding glycosyltransferase family 39 protein: MAKKKKTYARKIEPAPVQAPGKTLTEYIPLPGLAAAGIYTVIACLLTFPLIFRMNSSIYGFYDHISTDLFATIHYYFWWMKEAVAGLKTSPLICPLIAAPFGSRMVFTNFTGFAQLPVTILFGHLFSNNFAILFNIIVSGLGAFFLVRHITKSPVAGFIGGIIYAFCPNMMVRSYTTFDSTQVQWIPFYTLFLLRFIEDRTWKNALLAGVFLLFNILFSMPYYLVYLPVHTIVILAGYALWHVYGNRRGFGGFVHDILTPDALKAWVKAGIVLAVLVVLFGFYYKVVIGGQATMEQVQRTKAQLAELSLKPSDYLVPHPRSALFKGNFKETYWDAVERPEKNSDSNVAYVGYIALALAVLGLIKGARPVSWIFLAAAAVAFWSTMGPNSPSGLIHALYAPFARRILIYKVFVQLSVAVLAGMGAAYLFRQMKTVSAEGILLGILTVTMLLEYAIVPPALSVDLSHNPAVYERIRDLPGDAKIIEVPLRRNNGNLYQGYLYYQTVHGKSLFNPYFGLGRVPERIRPFYRQMEVPMEAQEYCNLAALRYLGITHLTYHHVIATKTVIFRGFIAPGFQAGTLEGLNPVCRNDKDPQEDEFESPYDYTFADLYEITAEPNPVALVFDYRSPYDQVPGVTDRDGFIPEIGWVSAFFDTTASFYYPWPHVSKTEKLVRMMHHDGRVTAVNLSGEPVDFSISFIAESDDEGRELTVRWNNGSDAAPSIIGPSPVTCEAGPFHLDGGATGEITIRCAREAFKYGPDSIETQAVLSDFRVIKR, encoded by the coding sequence GTGGCAAAGAAGAAAAAAACATACGCTCGGAAGATCGAACCTGCTCCTGTTCAGGCTCCGGGAAAAACGCTCACGGAGTATATCCCGCTGCCCGGACTCGCAGCTGCGGGAATTTATACGGTGATTGCCTGTCTGCTCACGTTTCCGCTCATTTTCAGGATGAACAGTTCCATTTACGGTTTTTACGATCACATTTCGACCGACCTGTTCGCCACGATACACTACTATTTCTGGTGGATGAAGGAAGCGGTGGCCGGGCTGAAAACATCGCCGCTCATCTGCCCGCTTATCGCTGCGCCTTTCGGATCGAGGATGGTTTTCACCAATTTCACCGGTTTCGCCCAGCTTCCGGTCACCATCCTGTTCGGACATCTTTTCAGCAATAACTTCGCCATTCTCTTCAACATTATTGTATCGGGTCTCGGAGCGTTTTTCCTCGTGCGGCATATTACGAAGAGCCCGGTCGCCGGATTTATCGGGGGAATCATCTATGCATTCTGCCCCAATATGATGGTGCGGTCGTATACGACGTTCGATTCCACTCAGGTGCAGTGGATACCGTTCTATACACTCTTTCTGCTCAGATTCATCGAGGACCGGACATGGAAAAATGCACTGTTGGCCGGTGTTTTTCTCCTCTTCAATATCCTTTTCTCCATGCCGTACTATCTCGTCTACCTTCCGGTTCACACCATCGTGATTCTGGCGGGATATGCGCTCTGGCATGTCTACGGAAACCGTCGGGGATTCGGCGGCTTTGTGCATGACATCCTCACCCCCGATGCTCTGAAAGCCTGGGTAAAAGCGGGGATTGTTCTCGCTGTTCTCGTGGTGCTTTTCGGCTTTTACTACAAGGTTGTCATCGGCGGGCAGGCAACCATGGAACAGGTTCAGCGGACGAAAGCCCAGCTTGCGGAACTCTCCCTCAAACCCTCTGATTATCTCGTCCCTCACCCGCGAAGCGCGCTTTTCAAGGGTAATTTCAAGGAAACATACTGGGATGCTGTCGAACGTCCCGAGAAAAATTCTGACAGCAATGTCGCTTATGTCGGGTACATAGCTCTTGCACTGGCTGTTCTCGGTCTGATTAAAGGAGCGAGACCCGTGTCGTGGATTTTCCTTGCAGCCGCGGCTGTGGCGTTCTGGTCCACCATGGGACCGAACTCTCCCTCGGGGCTCATTCATGCGCTTTATGCCCCGTTCGCCCGCCGGATACTGATCTACAAGGTTTTTGTGCAGCTTTCGGTCGCCGTGCTCGCGGGGATGGGCGCCGCATATCTGTTCCGGCAGATGAAAACCGTATCCGCCGAAGGAATTCTCCTGGGGATTCTTACGGTCACCATGCTGCTCGAATATGCGATTGTTCCTCCGGCGCTTTCTGTCGATCTCAGCCATAATCCAGCGGTGTACGAGCGTATCCGCGACCTCCCCGGGGATGCGAAGATTATCGAAGTTCCCCTCCGGAGAAATAACGGCAATCTCTATCAGGGATATCTCTATTACCAGACGGTGCACGGAAAGAGCCTGTTCAACCCGTACTTCGGTCTCGGAAGGGTTCCCGAACGGATACGGCCGTTCTACCGTCAGATGGAGGTTCCCATGGAGGCGCAGGAATACTGCAATTTAGCCGCGCTGCGCTATCTCGGCATCACGCATCTCACATACCATCATGTTATTGCGACAAAGACTGTCATCTTCAGGGGATTTATCGCGCCGGGTTTTCAGGCGGGGACTTTAGAAGGTCTTAATCCGGTCTGCCGTAACGACAAGGACCCTCAGGAGGACGAATTCGAGAGCCCTTACGATTACACGTTCGCCGATCTCTACGAAATCACCGCTGAACCGAATCCGGTTGCCCTCGTGTTCGATTACCGCAGCCCGTACGATCAGGTGCCGGGGGTTACGGATCGTGATGGTTTCATCCCGGAAATCGGCTGGGTATCGGCGTTTTTCGATACAACAGCGTCATTTTATTATCCCTGGCCCCATGTCAGCAAGACGGAGAAACTCGTTCGCATGATGCACCATGACGGCAGGGTGACCGCTGTCAACCTTTCCGGTGAACCGGTTGACTTTTCCATCAGCTTTATTGCCGAATCGGATGACGAAGGCCGTGAACTGACAGTTCGGTGGAACAACGGCTCCGATGCTGCTCCATCAATTATCGGGCCGTCGCCGGTGACCTGTGAAGCCGGACCGTTTCATCTCGACGGCGGTGCCACCGGCGAGATTACCATCCGCTGTGCCCGTGAAGCGTTCAAGTACGGCCCCGACAGTATCGAAACGCAGGCGGTATTGAGTGATTTCAGGGTTATTAAGAGATAG
- a CDS encoding TIGR00266 family protein yields MAHQIDYKLVGDDMQAAIITLDPGETVQAESGAMMFMEDGIEATTEMQGGLLGGVKRLVSGESLFVALFTNNGSDRRRVSFAAPYPGKILPVNLAETGTMLCQRDAYLCSAYGIAISVAFTRRLGAGFFGGEGFILQKLTGDGYAFIHAGGTIIKHELAVGESLNVDTGCLVAFQESVDYDIKMVSGIKTALFGGEGIFYARLTGPGTVYMQTLPFSRMANRVISASGFGTKDEVRRGGAGLLGKILDGDR; encoded by the coding sequence ATGGCTCACCAGATTGACTACAAACTTGTCGGCGACGACATGCAGGCGGCGATTATCACCCTCGATCCCGGTGAAACGGTGCAGGCGGAATCCGGGGCGATGATGTTCATGGAGGACGGCATCGAGGCGACCACTGAGATGCAGGGAGGACTGCTCGGCGGCGTGAAACGTCTCGTGAGCGGCGAATCCCTGTTCGTTGCGCTTTTCACCAACAATGGCAGCGACCGGCGCCGTGTCTCGTTTGCCGCGCCCTATCCCGGGAAGATACTGCCGGTCAACCTTGCGGAAACCGGTACCATGCTCTGCCAGCGTGACGCATACCTCTGCAGTGCGTACGGCATAGCCATCAGTGTGGCGTTCACCCGGAGGCTCGGCGCCGGATTTTTCGGCGGCGAGGGATTCATTCTCCAGAAGCTCACCGGTGACGGATATGCGTTTATCCATGCCGGGGGAACGATCATCAAACACGAGCTCGCCGTGGGAGAGAGTCTCAATGTCGATACCGGGTGTCTCGTTGCATTTCAGGAGTCGGTTGATTATGATATAAAGATGGTGAGCGGTATCAAGACCGCCCTGTTCGGCGGCGAGGGCATCTTTTATGCCCGCCTGACAGGGCCGGGAACGGTATACATGCAGACGCTGCCGTTTTCGCGGATGGCCAACCGGGTGATAAGCGCCTCCGGGTTCGGCACGAAGGATGAGGTGAGACGCGGCGGAGCGGGCCTGCTCGGCAAGATTCTGGACGGCGATCGGTAG